CCCACTGGTCCTATCTGGAAGGGCTGTTGCCACGGGAGACGGTCCAGGACCTCGCCGAGACGTGGTTCCGGGCACTGGAGGGCCTCGCCGCGTGCGCGGAGAGGACCATGAGGAGAGGAATGGAATGAGCAACCCGTTCGAGGACCCCGAAGGCGTCTACCTGGTGCTCGTCAACGACGAGAACCAGCACAGCCTGTGGCCGGACTTCGCGGACGTGCCGGCCGGCTGGAGAGTCGTGCACGGGCC
This sequence is a window from Streptomyces sp. NBC_01217. Protein-coding genes within it:
- a CDS encoding MbtH family protein, translating into MSNPFEDPEGVYLVLVNDENQHSLWPDFADVPAGWRVVHGPESRQSCLDHVEAQWTDMRPRSLAESMGS